The proteins below come from a single Asanoa ferruginea genomic window:
- the drmA gene encoding DISARM system helicase DrmA — MVDVQGGLFPHPRGEQQALSLPGQGDGDQPTAIPPLDVPQIFAKATSYKVRDDLEELIGRDLLGPWDGDREEFRPGAMGPRERYLVGMLGPKQRPRTKNSDSSEVHDVDAAVQGDGSEAELPEVVTPQNLGKMWASSMGLSFAVAEDTDVLTVNAEWGRYDLRESEDEKGKRRRVWYREPVSYAKEVRLDGEISYRIPLTVSNEDDPGVHLSVEVRARDGRRIVQLVLVNTQLEPESNADTAWLFQSALTVTALDGHSAVFQPIDDPLDGVKRTGEDLEETHLRLLYRAQRRYAAGRNVAVHPWVRDGDRSAHQLFTTWLPTYDVPATVAPVGKGTPLADVELSMDALVTADVDRLRADLAPLADGYESWLGDQSAKIPGLPPELRGAAETAVMNARKAAKRIRAGIALLTDPAEKRHTDALAAFRFANEAMALQRRHSEVARLRDEQGLTYAKARATIDERGAAAASWRPFQLAFVLLNLPSLTDPAHQERAADRDATVDLLFFPTGGGKTEAYLGLTAFTFAIRRLQGVVGTGADTRSGEAGVAVLMRYTLRLLTAQQFQRAAALICAAEVLRRRDDATWGTEPFRIGLWVGGGVSPNWFDEAAEQIAEAREAGHGKFTNVLQTLSCPWCGAKLRAERDLEPKEDLHRVLLFCAEAEGDDACPFSRTRSSEGLPILTVDEEIYRYAPSLVIATVDKLAQLPWRGFAGILFGRVRERCPRHGYRHDDLDARVGCGNRHNKKGALEAVTSQPVIRLRPPDLIIQDELHLISGALGTVVGLFEAAVDELCTWPLPGGGQAGPKIVASTATTKRAREQVLGVFGRDLAVFPPPVVDITDTFFSQQVPVTAANPGRRYLGVCAHGVRMKSAEIRVAEILFLAGQTLFDRYGAPADPYLTTVGYFSATRELAGMRRLLDDQVATRVRTHGRRKDLSDRLVGAQMLNVQELTSRISSGDISEVLKGLEIGFDPELDTTARRKAIIEDMREAIKAKTASNPRLNLHPLTDRFYRRQNDGDVPVDSVLATSMLQVGVDVSRFGLMVVTGQPKNTAEYIQASSRVGRDARRPGLVVTLYNWTRPRDLAHYEDFEYYHATFYRQVEALSVTPYTRRALDRGTTATLVAAVRNAEEGFSRNTDAQDVPLDGPEVERIVGRFLDRAEAIAGNRGRDYLLERINRLRDLWNERKNGSTRLGYDKGTFKQQQLAALLTKAGGERWTDLTVGQSMRETENEINLVLPADRIFDAQYGAPEWSFGPESDKTRDEDLPDGDELGESTLAGKGN, encoded by the coding sequence ATGGTTGACGTGCAGGGCGGGCTGTTTCCGCACCCTCGCGGGGAGCAGCAGGCGCTGTCCCTGCCCGGCCAGGGCGATGGCGACCAACCCACCGCCATCCCGCCGCTCGACGTGCCGCAGATCTTTGCCAAGGCCACCTCGTACAAGGTGCGGGACGATCTGGAGGAGTTGATCGGGCGGGATCTGCTTGGTCCGTGGGACGGGGATCGGGAGGAGTTTCGGCCCGGGGCGATGGGGCCGCGTGAGCGCTACCTGGTCGGCATGCTCGGCCCGAAGCAGCGCCCGCGCACCAAGAACAGTGACTCGTCCGAGGTGCATGACGTGGACGCTGCCGTGCAGGGGGACGGCAGTGAGGCTGAGCTGCCCGAGGTGGTCACCCCGCAGAACCTCGGCAAGATGTGGGCGTCCTCGATGGGGCTGTCCTTCGCGGTCGCCGAGGACACCGACGTGCTCACCGTGAACGCCGAGTGGGGACGCTACGACCTGCGGGAGTCCGAGGACGAGAAGGGCAAGCGGCGCCGCGTCTGGTACCGGGAGCCGGTTTCCTACGCCAAGGAGGTCCGGCTCGACGGGGAAATCTCGTACCGGATCCCGCTGACCGTGTCCAATGAGGACGATCCGGGTGTGCACCTCTCTGTCGAGGTGCGGGCGCGCGACGGCCGGCGGATCGTGCAGCTCGTGCTCGTCAACACGCAGCTCGAACCCGAGAGCAACGCCGACACCGCCTGGCTGTTCCAGTCTGCCCTGACGGTGACCGCGCTCGACGGCCACTCCGCCGTATTCCAGCCGATCGACGACCCGCTCGACGGGGTCAAGAGGACCGGCGAAGACCTGGAGGAAACCCACCTGCGCCTGCTCTACCGGGCGCAGCGCCGCTACGCCGCCGGCCGCAACGTGGCCGTTCACCCGTGGGTGCGCGACGGCGATCGCAGTGCGCACCAGCTGTTCACCACCTGGCTGCCCACCTACGACGTGCCTGCCACGGTCGCGCCCGTCGGCAAGGGAACGCCGCTGGCCGATGTCGAGCTGTCTATGGACGCCCTCGTCACCGCAGACGTCGACCGGCTGCGCGCCGACCTGGCGCCGCTCGCCGACGGCTACGAATCCTGGCTCGGCGACCAGTCCGCGAAGATCCCCGGCCTGCCGCCAGAGCTGCGCGGGGCCGCGGAGACGGCCGTGATGAACGCCCGCAAGGCCGCGAAGCGGATCCGCGCCGGCATCGCGCTGCTCACCGACCCGGCCGAAAAACGGCACACCGACGCGCTGGCCGCGTTCCGGTTCGCCAACGAGGCGATGGCGTTGCAGCGCCGGCACAGCGAGGTCGCCCGGCTGCGTGACGAGCAGGGTCTAACGTACGCGAAGGCCAGGGCCACCATCGACGAGCGCGGCGCGGCGGCCGCCTCCTGGCGTCCGTTCCAGCTCGCGTTCGTGTTGCTGAACCTGCCGTCGCTGACCGATCCGGCGCACCAGGAGAGGGCGGCCGACCGGGACGCCACCGTCGACCTGCTGTTCTTCCCGACCGGTGGTGGCAAGACCGAGGCCTACCTGGGTCTGACCGCGTTCACGTTCGCCATCCGGCGGCTGCAGGGCGTGGTCGGCACCGGAGCGGACACCCGCAGCGGCGAGGCCGGGGTCGCGGTGCTGATGCGCTACACGCTGCGGCTGTTGACCGCGCAGCAGTTCCAGCGGGCCGCCGCACTGATCTGCGCGGCCGAGGTGCTGCGCCGGCGTGACGACGCGACCTGGGGAACGGAACCTTTCCGCATCGGGCTGTGGGTCGGTGGCGGCGTTTCGCCGAACTGGTTCGACGAGGCGGCCGAGCAGATCGCCGAGGCGCGCGAGGCCGGGCACGGCAAATTCACCAACGTCCTCCAGACGTTGAGTTGTCCGTGGTGCGGAGCGAAGCTGCGTGCCGAGCGCGACCTCGAGCCGAAGGAGGACCTGCACCGGGTCCTGCTCTTCTGCGCCGAGGCGGAGGGCGACGACGCCTGCCCGTTCTCGCGCACTCGCAGCAGCGAGGGCCTGCCGATCCTCACCGTCGACGAGGAGATCTACCGGTACGCGCCCAGCCTGGTCATCGCGACCGTCGACAAGCTCGCACAGCTACCGTGGCGCGGTTTCGCCGGCATCCTCTTCGGGCGGGTGCGGGAGCGCTGCCCGCGGCACGGCTACCGGCACGACGACCTGGACGCGCGCGTCGGCTGCGGCAATCGGCACAACAAGAAGGGCGCGCTGGAAGCGGTCACCAGCCAGCCGGTCATCCGGTTGCGCCCGCCGGACCTGATCATCCAGGACGAGCTGCACCTGATCTCCGGCGCGCTCGGCACGGTGGTCGGCCTCTTCGAAGCGGCCGTCGACGAGCTATGCACCTGGCCGTTGCCGGGCGGCGGCCAGGCCGGTCCGAAGATCGTCGCCTCGACGGCCACCACCAAGCGGGCCCGTGAGCAGGTGCTCGGCGTATTCGGCCGGGATCTCGCGGTGTTCCCACCGCCCGTCGTCGACATCACCGACACGTTCTTCAGCCAGCAGGTGCCGGTCACCGCCGCCAACCCGGGCCGCCGCTACTTGGGCGTGTGCGCGCACGGCGTACGCATGAAGTCCGCGGAGATCCGGGTCGCCGAGATCCTGTTCCTCGCCGGACAGACCCTGTTCGACAGGTACGGCGCGCCGGCAGACCCGTACCTGACGACGGTCGGCTACTTCAGCGCCACCCGGGAGCTCGCCGGCATGCGCCGCCTCCTCGACGACCAGGTCGCCACCCGCGTCCGTACCCACGGCCGCCGCAAGGACCTGTCGGACCGGCTGGTCGGCGCCCAGATGCTCAACGTTCAGGAGCTGACCTCTCGGATCTCCTCCGGCGACATCAGCGAGGTGTTGAAAGGGCTGGAGATCGGCTTCGACCCGGAGCTCGACACGACGGCCCGGCGGAAGGCGATCATCGAGGACATGCGGGAGGCCATCAAGGCGAAGACCGCCTCGAACCCGCGGCTCAACCTGCACCCGTTGACCGACCGGTTCTACCGCCGGCAGAACGACGGCGACGTGCCGGTCGACTCCGTGCTGGCCACCTCGATGCTCCAGGTTGGCGTGGACGTGTCCCGGTTCGGGCTCATGGTGGTCACCGGCCAGCCGAAGAACACCGCCGAGTACATCCAGGCGTCCTCGCGGGTCGGCCGGGACGCCCGGCGCCCTGGCCTGGTGGTTACGCTCTACAACTGGACCCGGCCGCGGGATCTCGCCCACTACGAGGACTTCGAGTACTACCACGCCACGTTCTACCGGCAGGTGGAGGCGCTCTCGGTCACCCCGTACACCCGGCGGGCGCTTGATCGTGGCACCACCGCGACCCTCGTGGCCGCGGTGCGCAACGCGGAGGAGGGCTTCTCCCGCAACACCGACGCGCAGGACGTCCCGCTCGACGGCCCCGAGGTGGAACGGATCGTCGGTCGGTTCCTCGACCGGGCCGAGGCGATCGCCGGCAACCGGGGCCGCGACTACCTCCTGGAGCGGATCAACCGCCTGCGGGACCTGTGGAACGAGCGGAAGAACGGGTCGACGCGGCTCGGCTACGACAAGGGCACGTTCAAGCAGCAGCAGCTCGCCGCTCTGCTGACCAAGGCCGGCGGCGAGCGCTGGACCGACCTGACGGTCGGCCAGTCCATGCGCGAGACGGAGAACGAGATCAACCTGGTGCTGCCCGCGGACCGGATCTTCGACGCGCAGTACGGCGCGCCGGAGTGGTCGTTCGGGCCGGAGAGCGACAAGACCAGGGACGAGGACCTGCCCGACGGCGACGAGCTGGGCGAGTCGACGCTGGCGGGGAAGGGGAACTGA
- the drmB gene encoding DUF1998 domain-containing protein: MAGYFRRVGSVRPSHLMFTTGVGAIVDLPNISVLVRGLDEWNHAAVPDSEPIAEPRLLAAVRTLLNRKSIKELRPAPWMEGTDQQPNGPAAKVGVPITPFPGWLRCTVCDELAPLDGGVFDFENAKPRKPHEARFFHKSCARKKTGKPMAVAARFVLACTLGHLDDFPYAAFVHHGGACPNASHPRLRMDDRGGNLGANVEIRCVPCGARRNMKEVLGPRGAEKLPRCRGRWAHLGDFDKAACKGELKLLVLGASNQWFAQTLSALAVPPTGASELQAKVEQHWSTFEKVENAAFLKFAREVVPVVKREFERWSDEQIWAAVERHRTGSKPDDDEKGYPDLHTPEWEIFSAGELPPATDDFTLRRDPNGVPGELKEVYADVIQAERLREVRALVGFTRLDAPDPMDPELVKRAPLSKGTPDWVPASEVRGEGIFLRLPEDLLAEWERRVDDTQCMEAHREAYARFRRSRYSGRLAGGFEPMKHWPGARYLALHTLSHLLIRTIALECGYSSASLSERIYAGTETDPRRAGILIYTAVPDAEGTLGGLVSLAEHDNLVRLTRRALSDAMHCSSDPLCAERLPHDPEEFLHGAACHVCLFVSETTCERGNRFLDRRFVVPIDDPGLALFPELP; this comes from the coding sequence ATGGCGGGCTACTTCCGGCGGGTCGGCTCGGTCCGGCCCAGCCATCTGATGTTCACCACTGGCGTCGGCGCGATCGTCGACCTGCCGAACATCTCGGTCCTCGTGCGCGGCCTGGACGAATGGAACCACGCCGCGGTGCCCGACAGCGAGCCGATCGCCGAGCCGAGACTGCTCGCCGCGGTGCGTACGCTGCTCAACCGGAAGTCCATCAAGGAGCTGCGCCCGGCGCCGTGGATGGAGGGCACCGACCAGCAGCCCAACGGCCCGGCGGCCAAGGTGGGTGTGCCGATCACGCCGTTTCCCGGCTGGCTGCGCTGCACCGTCTGCGACGAACTCGCGCCTCTCGATGGCGGGGTCTTCGACTTCGAGAACGCGAAGCCGCGCAAGCCGCATGAGGCGCGCTTCTTCCACAAGTCCTGCGCGCGCAAGAAGACGGGCAAGCCGATGGCCGTGGCCGCCCGGTTCGTGCTCGCCTGCACCCTCGGCCACCTCGATGATTTTCCGTACGCGGCCTTCGTTCACCACGGCGGCGCGTGCCCGAACGCCAGCCATCCACGCCTGCGCATGGACGACCGGGGCGGCAACCTGGGCGCGAACGTGGAGATCCGATGTGTGCCGTGCGGCGCCCGCCGCAACATGAAGGAGGTGCTCGGCCCGCGCGGCGCGGAGAAACTGCCGAGGTGCCGGGGCCGGTGGGCGCACCTGGGCGATTTCGACAAGGCCGCCTGCAAAGGCGAACTCAAGCTGCTGGTGCTCGGCGCCTCGAACCAGTGGTTCGCGCAGACGCTGTCCGCGTTGGCCGTTCCGCCCACGGGAGCCAGCGAACTGCAGGCGAAGGTGGAGCAGCACTGGTCGACCTTCGAGAAGGTGGAAAACGCCGCGTTCCTGAAGTTCGCCCGCGAAGTCGTACCCGTGGTGAAACGGGAATTCGAGCGGTGGTCCGACGAGCAGATCTGGGCCGCGGTCGAGCGGCACCGGACGGGCTCGAAACCCGACGACGACGAGAAGGGCTATCCCGACCTGCACACGCCGGAGTGGGAGATCTTCTCGGCCGGCGAGCTGCCCCCAGCCACCGACGACTTCACGCTGCGGCGGGATCCGAACGGCGTGCCAGGCGAGTTGAAAGAGGTGTACGCCGACGTCATCCAGGCCGAGCGGCTGCGCGAGGTGCGGGCACTGGTCGGATTCACCCGTCTCGACGCCCCCGACCCGATGGACCCCGAGCTCGTCAAGCGGGCGCCGTTGTCCAAGGGCACGCCGGACTGGGTGCCGGCCAGCGAGGTCCGCGGCGAGGGAATCTTCCTGCGGCTGCCGGAGGACCTGCTCGCCGAGTGGGAGCGGCGCGTCGACGACACGCAGTGCATGGAGGCCCACCGGGAGGCCTACGCGCGGTTCCGGCGCAGCCGCTACTCGGGTCGGCTCGCGGGCGGCTTCGAGCCGATGAAGCACTGGCCCGGAGCGCGCTACCTCGCCCTGCACACGTTGTCACACCTACTGATCCGCACCATCGCGCTGGAATGTGGCTACAGCTCCGCCAGCCTGTCGGAGCGGATCTATGCCGGCACCGAGACCGACCCACGGCGCGCCGGCATCCTCATCTACACCGCCGTGCCCGACGCCGAAGGCACGCTGGGCGGACTGGTCTCGCTTGCCGAGCACGACAACCTGGTTCGGCTCACCCGGCGGGCCCTCTCGGACGCGATGCACTGTTCGTCCGACCCGCTCTGCGCCGAGCGGTTGCCACACGATCCCGAGGAGTTCCTGCACGGAGCGGCCTGCCACGTCTGCCTGTTCGTGTCCGAGACCACGTGCGAGCGCGGCAACCGGTTCCTCGACCGGCGCTTCGTGGTGCCGATCGACGACCCGGGCCTGGCTCTCTTCCCCGAGCTGCCATGA
- the drmC gene encoding DISARM system phospholipase D-like protein DrmC, translating to MTWNAAFEAAAEAAVHRLGPAHLQVLADRLGEGWPEQALRHAVPVPGFAEAVRAVLAARQDSELPRAEASAYLRGLAAGHAQRSAAVRIESVWSGPSTHPVPVRATAQVLVDLVAEAQSELLLMTYSATRYQPLLDALAAAVDRGVAVAVVVETLRGAGGALNGSEPAAAFAEVRGVQLWHWPVEVRAEDRAKMHAKVAVADRRALLVSSANLTQSGVHRNIEAGLLVRGGTAPLRAAEHITELQSRGVLTRLEVASRGR from the coding sequence ATGACCTGGAACGCCGCGTTCGAGGCGGCCGCCGAGGCCGCGGTGCACCGGCTGGGCCCGGCGCACCTCCAGGTGCTCGCCGACCGGCTCGGTGAAGGCTGGCCGGAGCAAGCGCTCCGGCACGCCGTGCCGGTGCCCGGCTTCGCCGAGGCGGTCAGGGCCGTCCTCGCCGCCAGGCAGGACTCCGAGCTGCCTCGGGCCGAAGCGTCGGCATACCTGCGTGGGTTGGCCGCCGGCCACGCGCAACGGTCGGCGGCCGTGCGGATCGAGTCGGTGTGGAGCGGGCCGAGCACACATCCGGTCCCGGTCCGCGCCACCGCACAGGTGCTCGTCGACCTGGTCGCGGAGGCGCAAAGTGAGCTCCTGCTCATGACGTACTCGGCGACCAGATACCAGCCGCTGCTGGACGCGCTCGCGGCGGCGGTCGACCGGGGCGTCGCGGTGGCTGTCGTGGTCGAGACGCTCCGCGGAGCGGGCGGGGCGCTCAACGGTAGTGAACCGGCCGCCGCGTTCGCCGAGGTGCGCGGTGTTCAACTGTGGCATTGGCCGGTGGAGGTGCGGGCCGAGGACCGGGCCAAGATGCACGCCAAGGTCGCGGTGGCAGACCGGCGGGCGTTGCTGGTGTCCAGCGCCAACCTGACCCAGTCGGGCGTGCATCGCAACATCGAGGCCGGCCTGTTGGTGCGCGGTGGGACAGCTCCGCTGCGCGCGGCGGAGCACATCACGGAGCTCCAGAGTCGAGGGGTGCTGACCCGCCTCGAGGTGGCGAGCCGGGGGAGGTGA
- a CDS encoding N-6 DNA methylase produces the protein MPSEGAATVASGDIARLAGVGRAAVSNWRRRFADFPQPVGGSSASPLYALFDVENWLRRHGKPYVVTAPDRVWQSLRGAAADRELSDRIGHVGGFLVALKREPQGWKAVADQPDSVLIARLVGVVRACVPELDGLLDAPDLDNVTIVRLAAEAAEREGGVAVLQFLWERYLEVHSRRHAVTPAWVADLMIALAGAAGGRLLDPACGFGTLLLAGQRAGATSLCGQEANRTAARLAVSRLLLQADDATLVTGDSLCHDGFTGELFDAVVCNPPFGQRSWEGDDLTNDARWEHGMPPRGEPELAWLQHCLAHIRPGGHVAILMPAGAASRRAGRRIRANLLRSGALRAVIRLPGWGTTAPSGPDLWVLRRPDGVDHAQVLLLDATIDRDGIEDRWRSFLGDPTRVGGAGRAMRIIDLLDEDVDLTPARHLATQAITDAETFRLARARLHHAVRAVADTLPGLTVPDAAEPQPRTTIGELTKAGAVAIRQAPMAMPTDGGDQPVLTAKDVRLGRPASGAGRDGPGGIVLRRGDIVVLPSGRHPAVRVLSEDGSLLGPQLLLFRVDPNRLDPDFLAGFLRVAQTARASTGSGRADLHRASVLRLPIEAQREYGKAFRTLSAFQQSVRDAAELAESLVALGFTGLADGRLRLTGSSA, from the coding sequence ATGCCAAGTGAGGGCGCTGCGACCGTCGCCAGCGGAGACATCGCGCGGTTGGCTGGTGTCGGCCGGGCAGCGGTCAGCAACTGGAGACGCCGCTTCGCGGACTTCCCGCAACCCGTCGGCGGCAGCTCGGCAAGCCCGCTGTACGCCCTGTTCGACGTGGAGAATTGGCTGCGGCGGCACGGCAAGCCGTACGTCGTCACCGCCCCGGACCGGGTGTGGCAGTCGCTGCGCGGCGCTGCGGCCGACCGGGAGTTGAGCGACCGGATCGGTCACGTCGGTGGGTTCCTCGTCGCCTTGAAGCGGGAGCCACAGGGATGGAAGGCCGTTGCCGACCAGCCCGACTCCGTCCTGATCGCGCGACTCGTCGGCGTGGTCCGCGCGTGCGTGCCGGAGCTCGACGGCCTCCTCGACGCACCGGACCTGGACAACGTCACCATCGTGCGGCTCGCCGCCGAAGCCGCCGAGCGTGAGGGTGGCGTGGCCGTTCTCCAGTTCCTCTGGGAGCGCTACCTGGAGGTTCACTCGCGCAGGCACGCAGTCACGCCCGCGTGGGTGGCTGACCTCATGATCGCGTTGGCCGGCGCCGCTGGCGGGCGGCTGCTCGACCCGGCGTGCGGCTTCGGCACACTGCTGCTCGCCGGCCAGCGCGCCGGCGCCACCTCGCTGTGCGGGCAGGAAGCCAATCGGACCGCCGCCCGTCTGGCCGTATCCCGGCTGCTCCTGCAGGCCGACGACGCCACGCTGGTCACCGGCGACTCCTTATGCCACGACGGCTTCACCGGCGAGCTATTCGACGCCGTGGTGTGCAACCCGCCGTTCGGACAGCGCTCCTGGGAGGGGGACGACCTCACCAACGACGCCCGCTGGGAGCACGGGATGCCGCCGCGCGGCGAGCCGGAGCTGGCCTGGCTGCAGCACTGCCTTGCCCACATCCGGCCCGGTGGACACGTGGCGATCCTGATGCCGGCCGGTGCCGCCAGCCGGCGCGCCGGCCGGCGCATCCGGGCGAACCTGCTCCGGTCCGGCGCCCTCCGTGCGGTCATCCGCCTTCCCGGCTGGGGTACGACGGCGCCGTCCGGCCCGGACCTGTGGGTACTGCGTCGCCCGGACGGCGTAGACCACGCGCAGGTGCTACTGCTCGACGCCACCATTGACCGCGACGGGATCGAGGACAGGTGGCGGTCGTTCCTCGGCGACCCGACGCGTGTGGGCGGTGCCGGCCGCGCGATGCGCATCATCGACCTCCTCGACGAGGACGTCGACCTCACGCCGGCCCGGCACCTCGCCACGCAAGCCATCACAGATGCAGAGACGTTCCGGCTCGCCCGGGCGCGACTGCACCACGCTGTTCGGGCCGTCGCCGACACCCTGCCTGGCCTGACCGTTCCGGACGCGGCCGAACCGCAGCCTCGGACCACCATCGGCGAATTGACCAAGGCCGGCGCGGTGGCAATCCGTCAAGCGCCAATGGCGATGCCGACCGACGGCGGAGACCAGCCGGTCCTCACGGCTAAGGACGTCCGACTTGGTCGCCCCGCCTCGGGAGCGGGCAGGGACGGCCCCGGCGGGATTGTGCTGCGGCGCGGCGACATCGTCGTCCTCCCCTCCGGTCGGCATCCAGCGGTCCGGGTGCTCAGCGAGGACGGGAGCCTCCTCGGCCCGCAGCTGCTTCTCTTCCGCGTGGACCCGAATCGGCTCGATCCCGATTTCCTGGCCGGGTTCCTGCGCGTTGCGCAAACGGCCCGCGCATCAACCGGTTCGGGCCGCGCTGACCTCCACCGGGCGTCGGTGCTCCGACTGCCCATCGAAGCGCAACGGGAATACGGCAAGGCGTTCCGGACTTTGTCGGCCTTCCAGCAGTCGGTGCGGGATGCGGCGGAACTCGCGGAGTCACTGGTGGCACTAGGATTCACGGGTCTTGCTGACGGCCGCCTGCGACTGACCGGAAGCAGCGCATGA
- a CDS encoding serine/threonine-protein kinase: protein MSGRRLNNGRYELEKLPLARGGMGEVWLGRDTKLDREVAVKFIRFPDGARDDEHIRRFVRESRITARLEHPGVPAVYDVGVGADGRPFLVMQRVHGISVADLVAEQGPLPIGWAAAIAAQVCAVLAAAHRASLVHRDLKPSNLMLEPDGRVKVLDFGLAVAPTLADFSKITHTGQPLGTPAYMAPEQVEANLSSPATDLYALGCTLHEMLSGEHLFSGSTSYSVMSKQVKEQPPRLRSLRADAPPALERLLLDLLKKEPQSRPASAEVVFDRLLPFATDLGPLPGVLDPPATTSSARMYAAVLSRVFAQVKSAAPANVPVPRQRVQPVAVEPALHRSDLERVRSEAHQLIAQSRYSQAADVLAEAAGPAGRSFGPTDRDVVDLRFELANVLFEGGDYRRAAPAYHDLGKDLAVDDSRIDLLLRCRLQEATCHALTGQSSHALSQLQDVLRAYRQAYGDGDPRTLELRRQIGLLELGTGQRQAAEQTLSALLADLKRAHNPANPSTTEVADLLASLRRSRLGEKR, encoded by the coding sequence GTGTCGGGCCGGAGGCTGAACAACGGGCGGTACGAGCTGGAAAAGCTCCCGCTCGCCCGCGGCGGCATGGGCGAGGTCTGGCTCGGTCGGGACACGAAACTCGACCGGGAGGTCGCAGTCAAGTTCATCCGGTTCCCGGACGGCGCCCGTGATGACGAGCACATCCGGCGGTTCGTACGCGAATCCAGGATCACCGCCCGCCTCGAACACCCCGGCGTGCCCGCCGTCTACGACGTGGGTGTCGGGGCCGACGGCCGACCATTTCTGGTGATGCAGCGCGTTCACGGCATCAGCGTCGCCGATCTCGTCGCCGAGCAGGGTCCCCTGCCTATCGGCTGGGCGGCGGCGATCGCCGCCCAGGTCTGTGCCGTGCTTGCCGCCGCCCACCGCGCGTCGCTCGTGCATCGCGATTTGAAGCCGAGCAACCTCATGCTCGAACCGGACGGGCGGGTGAAGGTCCTCGATTTCGGGCTCGCCGTGGCGCCGACCCTCGCCGACTTCTCGAAGATCACCCACACGGGTCAGCCCTTGGGCACCCCCGCTTACATGGCTCCCGAACAGGTAGAAGCGAACCTCAGCAGCCCGGCGACCGATCTCTACGCGCTCGGCTGCACCCTCCACGAGATGCTTTCCGGAGAGCACCTCTTCAGCGGCTCGACCTCGTACTCCGTGATGAGCAAGCAGGTCAAAGAGCAGCCGCCCCGCCTCCGTTCCCTGCGCGCGGACGCACCGCCGGCCCTCGAACGGCTTCTGCTCGACCTGCTGAAGAAGGAGCCTCAGTCCCGACCCGCGAGCGCGGAGGTTGTCTTCGATCGGCTGTTGCCCTTCGCCACGGACCTCGGCCCGCTGCCTGGCGTGCTGGACCCGCCGGCGACGACGAGCTCTGCCCGGATGTACGCGGCGGTGCTGAGCCGGGTGTTCGCACAGGTTAAGAGCGCCGCGCCCGCCAACGTCCCCGTGCCGCGGCAGCGCGTTCAACCCGTGGCAGTCGAGCCGGCGCTTCACCGCAGCGACCTGGAGCGCGTACGCAGCGAGGCCCACCAACTCATCGCGCAGTCCCGCTACAGCCAAGCTGCGGACGTACTTGCCGAAGCGGCGGGCCCCGCGGGCCGCTCATTCGGTCCGACGGACCGCGACGTGGTCGACCTGCGTTTCGAGCTCGCCAATGTTCTCTTCGAGGGCGGGGACTACCGGCGCGCCGCCCCGGCGTACCACGACCTTGGCAAGGACCTTGCCGTGGACGACAGCCGGATCGACCTGCTGCTGCGCTGCCGGCTGCAAGAGGCGACCTGCCACGCGTTGACCGGTCAATCCAGCCACGCTCTGAGCCAGCTTCAGGACGTGCTGCGGGCCTATCGCCAGGCCTACGGCGACGGCGATCCCCGCACTCTCGAGCTGCGTCGCCAGATAGGCCTGCTAGAACTCGGTACCGGGCAGCGCCAAGCCGCGGAGCAGACTTTGTCGGCGCTGCTCGCAGACCTCAAGCGTGCGCACAACCCGGCGAACCCGAGTACCACTGAGGTCGCCGACCTGCTTGCCTCACTCCGCCGGTCGCGCCTTGGAGAGAAACGCTGA